In Carassius carassius chromosome 46, fCarCar2.1, whole genome shotgun sequence, the following proteins share a genomic window:
- the LOC132128850 gene encoding chromobox protein homolog 5-like yields MGKKNQNREDDEAASSEEEEYVVEKVMDRRVVKGRVEYFLKWKGFSDKHNTWEPEKNLDCPELISEFMKTYKKGSSGSTPSSKPSSTGSSSARPKDSSSSTSKRKNSEEENGSGSKPKKKKEDEILVARGFERGLEPEKIIGATDSCGDLMFLMKWKDSDEADLVLAKEANHKCPQIVIAFYEERLTWHEDGDKKEKSVTPV; encoded by the exons ATGGGCAAGAAGAACCAGAACCGTGAAGATGATGAGGCTGCTTCCTCAGAGGAGGAAGAGTATGTAGTGGAGAAGGTCATGGACAGGCGAGTTGTGAAGGGCCGTGTGGAATATTTCCTGAAGTGGAAAGGCTTTTCAGA CAAACACAACACATGGGAACCAGAAAAGAACCTGGACTGTCCAGAGCTTATATCAGAGTTCATGAAGACTTATAAAAAGGGAAGCAGTGGAAGCACACCCAGCAGCAAGCCCTCCAGCACAGGCTCTTCCTCGGCCCGTCCCAAAGACAGTAGCAGTAGCACCAGCAAGAGGAAAAACTCAGAGGAAGAGAACGGGAGTGGCAGCAAACCCAAAAAGAAAAAGGAG gatgagATCCTTGTAGCAAGAGGGTTTGAGCGAGGCCTGGAGCCTGAGAAGATTATTGGAGCAACAGACTCCTGTGGAGACCTTATGTTCCTTATGAAGTG GAAAGACTCTGACGAGGCAGACCTTGTACTTGCAAAGGAAGCCAATCACAAGTGCCCACAGATCGTCATTGCGTTCTACGAGGAGCGTCTGACCTGGCACGAAGACGGCGACAAGAAGGAAAAGAGTGTCACTCCGGTTTAA